The proteins below are encoded in one region of Desulfovibrio sp. Huiquan2017:
- the fdnG gene encoding formate dehydrogenase-N subunit alpha, translated as MHTNRRNFLKLSAVAATATAFGGLGFGCKAKAATLPDHVSALTPKWSKQTTSVCCYCAVGCGLIVNTSLKDMRAVNVEGDPDHPINEGALCAKGASIWQVAENDRRPDSVLYRAPYSNKFKKVSLSWALETIAKRIKETRDKTWTEKNAKGQVVNRCDGIASVGSAALDNEECWAYQTMLRSLGLVYVEHQARIUHSATVAALAESFGRGAMTNHWIDIQNSNCVLIMGSNAAENHPISFKWVTRAQENGATLIHVDPRFTRTSAKADFYAGIRSGADIAVLGGMIKYILDHDLIFKEYVVDYTNASFIVGDKFSFNDGLFSGYNEATRSYDKSTWAFAMDAEGNPRKDPTLTDPQCVYQLLKKHYARYDMDKVAAISGMKKEDLIKLYETYAATGKADKAGTIMYAMGWTQHSVGVQNIRTMAMIQLLLGNIGVAGGGVNALRGESNVQGSTDHCLLFHILPGYLSTPKASQPDLAAYNKANTPVSHDPKSANWWGNFPKYSTSLIKSMWQDDTPEDAYQFLPRLDSGSVMEYSWLTLFDKMEKGQFKGLLAWGMNPACSGANANKNRRALANLDWLVNVNIFPNETGWFWEGPGMDPSKIKTEVFFLPCAVSIEKEGSITNSGRWMQWRYKGPDAPNGLKPDGDLMYELMKEIRHLYEKEGGVYPEPITRLTWDAIATDGEFDPHKTAKLINGHFTRDVEIKGKLYKKGEQVPSFAFLQADGSTASGNWLYCHSYTEKGNMAARRDLAQTPEQANIGLYPNFSWCWPVNRRVLYNRASVDLKGKPFNPEKAVIAWNGEKWVGDVPDGGWAPGTKYAFIMRKHGFGQIFGPGRADGPFPEYYEPLECPVKSHPFSHTLHNPTALKFDAEEKAVCDPRYPLVGTTYRVTEHWQTGVMTRNQPWLVEAEPQVFVEISEELAEFRGIENGEKVMVDSLRGSIWAKAIVTKRLKPFTIQGTVVHQVGLPWHFGWTWPKDGGDSANILTPSVGDPNTGIPETKAFMVNVRKA; from the coding sequence ATGCACACCAACCGGAGAAACTTCCTCAAGCTCTCCGCCGTCGCGGCCACTGCCACGGCGTTCGGCGGGCTCGGGTTCGGATGCAAGGCCAAGGCGGCGACCCTGCCTGACCACGTATCGGCCCTGACCCCGAAGTGGAGCAAGCAGACCACGTCAGTATGCTGTTACTGCGCCGTGGGCTGCGGCCTGATCGTGAACACGTCTCTCAAGGACATGCGGGCCGTCAACGTCGAAGGCGACCCCGACCATCCGATCAACGAAGGCGCCCTGTGCGCCAAGGGCGCGTCCATCTGGCAAGTAGCCGAAAATGACCGCCGCCCGGACTCGGTCCTGTACCGGGCCCCCTATTCCAACAAATTCAAGAAGGTCTCCCTGTCCTGGGCGCTGGAAACCATCGCCAAGCGAATCAAGGAAACCCGCGACAAGACCTGGACCGAAAAAAACGCAAAGGGCCAGGTGGTCAACCGCTGCGACGGCATCGCCTCCGTGGGCTCCGCCGCATTGGATAACGAGGAGTGTTGGGCCTACCAGACGATGCTCCGCAGCCTCGGCCTGGTGTATGTGGAACACCAGGCACGTATCTGACACAGCGCGACTGTTGCGGCTCTGGCAGAGTCGTTCGGACGCGGTGCGATGACCAACCACTGGATTGACATCCAGAACTCCAATTGTGTTCTCATCATGGGCAGCAACGCTGCCGAAAACCACCCCATTTCCTTCAAGTGGGTGACCAGGGCGCAGGAAAACGGCGCCACCCTGATTCACGTCGATCCCCGTTTCACCAGGACCTCGGCCAAGGCCGACTTCTACGCGGGCATCCGCTCCGGCGCGGACATCGCCGTGCTCGGCGGCATGATCAAGTACATCCTGGATCACGACCTGATCTTCAAGGAGTACGTGGTGGACTACACCAACGCCTCCTTCATCGTCGGCGACAAGTTCTCGTTCAACGACGGCCTGTTCTCCGGCTACAACGAAGCCACCCGGTCCTACGACAAGTCCACCTGGGCCTTTGCCATGGACGCCGAGGGCAATCCCCGGAAGGACCCGACCCTGACCGATCCCCAGTGCGTGTACCAGTTGCTCAAGAAGCATTACGCACGCTACGACATGGACAAGGTCGCCGCCATCTCGGGCATGAAGAAGGAAGACCTGATCAAGCTGTACGAGACCTATGCGGCCACCGGCAAGGCGGACAAGGCCGGAACCATCATGTACGCCATGGGCTGGACCCAGCACTCCGTGGGCGTACAGAACATCCGCACCATGGCCATGATCCAGCTTCTGCTGGGCAACATCGGCGTGGCCGGCGGCGGCGTCAACGCCCTGCGCGGCGAATCGAACGTCCAGGGGTCCACGGACCACTGCCTGCTGTTCCATATCCTGCCCGGCTACCTGTCCACGCCCAAGGCGTCCCAGCCGGACCTGGCCGCGTACAACAAGGCCAACACCCCGGTCTCCCATGATCCCAAATCGGCCAACTGGTGGGGCAACTTCCCCAAGTATTCGACCTCGCTGATCAAGTCCATGTGGCAAGACGACACCCCGGAAGACGCCTACCAATTCCTGCCGCGCCTGGATTCCGGCTCGGTCATGGAATACTCCTGGCTGACCCTGTTCGACAAAATGGAAAAGGGCCAGTTCAAGGGCCTGCTCGCCTGGGGCATGAACCCGGCCTGTTCGGGCGCCAATGCCAACAAGAACAGAAGAGCCCTGGCCAATCTCGACTGGCTGGTGAATGTAAACATCTTCCCCAACGAAACCGGATGGTTCTGGGAAGGACCGGGAATGGATCCCTCCAAGATCAAGACCGAGGTCTTCTTCCTGCCCTGTGCCGTGTCCATCGAAAAGGAAGGTTCCATCACCAACTCCGGCCGCTGGATGCAGTGGCGCTACAAGGGCCCGGACGCGCCCAACGGCCTCAAGCCGGACGGCGACCTCATGTACGAGCTGATGAAGGAGATCCGCCACCTGTACGAGAAGGAAGGCGGCGTCTACCCCGAACCCATCACTCGCCTGACCTGGGACGCCATCGCCACAGACGGCGAGTTCGACCCCCACAAGACGGCCAAGCTGATCAACGGCCACTTCACCCGTGACGTCGAGATCAAGGGCAAGCTGTACAAGAAGGGTGAACAGGTTCCCAGCTTCGCCTTCCTGCAGGCCGACGGCTCGACCGCCTCGGGCAACTGGCTGTACTGCCACTCCTACACCGAGAAGGGCAACATGGCCGCCCGGCGCGACCTGGCCCAAACCCCGGAGCAGGCCAACATCGGCCTGTACCCGAACTTCTCCTGGTGCTGGCCCGTCAACCGCCGCGTGCTCTACAACCGCGCCTCGGTGGACCTCAAGGGCAAGCCCTTCAATCCGGAGAAGGCGGTCATCGCCTGGAACGGCGAGAAGTGGGTGGGCGACGTGCCCGACGGCGGATGGGCCCCCGGGACCAAGTACGCCTTCATCATGCGCAAGCATGGATTCGGCCAGATCTTCGGCCCCGGCCGGGCCGACGGGCCGTTCCCCGAATACTACGAACCGCTGGAATGCCCGGTGAAGTCGCATCCCTTCTCGCACACCCTGCACAATCCCACGGCGCTCAAGTTCGACGCCGAGGAAAAGGCCGTGTGCGACCCGAGATACCCGCTGGTGGGCACCACTTACCGCGTCACCGAGCACTGGCAGACCGGCGTCATGACCCGCAACCAGCCCTGGCTGGTGGAGGCCGAGCCGCAGGTCTTCGTGGAAATAAGCGAGGAACTCGCGGAGTTCCGGGGCATTGAGAACGGCGAAAAGGTCATGGTGGACTCCCTGCGCGGCTCCATCTGGGCCAAGGCCATCGTGACCAAGCGCCTCAAGCCGTTCACGATCCAGGGCACCGTGGTCCATCAGGTGGGCCTGCCCTGGCACTTCGGCTGGACCTGGCCCAAGGACGGCGGCGATTCCGCCAACATCCTGACCCCGTCCGTAGGCGACCCGAACACGGGCATCCCCGAAACCAAGGCCTTCATGGTCAACGTCCGCAAGGCGTAA
- a CDS encoding transposase, which yields MPIIATPDDDAAFECLLHDEDKARDYLLELAWPTGDPFCPRCGHRKVYSLSGERLRCAACKYTFQPFSGRWINNGALTPGEWLRLIVQFVEERSVHQMKEELGLSYNTVYKALTAIRFAILANALDARQLISPATGLDSYLKGNRLTGGPREMRMDTIPVYGILRRDDLVFIDLVPGFQAETLFHFHMNFHLKLIRSGNLVYTDRYKEYDALMFCGNDSLPYEVIRRYDEPPHIDAVHDEFWEYAQSRIKKFRGISCQRFPLYMKELEFRFNNRDKPLNEILAAYLCALVPNTD from the coding sequence ATGCCGATCATCGCGACGCCGGATGACGACGCCGCCTTCGAGTGCCTGCTGCACGACGAGGACAAGGCCAGGGACTACCTGCTGGAACTGGCCTGGCCCACGGGCGACCCCTTCTGTCCGCGCTGCGGGCATCGCAAAGTCTATAGCCTGTCCGGCGAGCGGCTGCGCTGCGCGGCCTGCAAGTACACCTTCCAGCCCTTTTCGGGCCGATGGATCAACAATGGAGCCCTGACCCCCGGCGAATGGCTCCGGCTCATCGTCCAGTTCGTGGAAGAACGCTCGGTCCACCAGATGAAGGAAGAACTCGGGCTGTCCTATAATACGGTCTACAAGGCCCTGACCGCCATCCGCTTCGCCATCCTGGCCAACGCCCTGGACGCCCGGCAGTTGATCAGCCCGGCCACGGGCCTGGACTCCTATCTCAAGGGCAACCGGCTGACCGGCGGCCCGCGCGAGATGCGCATGGACACCATCCCGGTCTACGGCATCCTGCGCCGCGACGACCTGGTCTTCATCGACCTGGTGCCGGGGTTCCAGGCCGAAACCCTGTTCCACTTCCACATGAACTTCCATCTGAAGCTCATCCGCTCGGGCAACCTGGTCTACACGGACCGCTACAAGGAATACGACGCGCTCATGTTCTGTGGAAACGACTCACTGCCCTACGAAGTCATCCGTCGCTACGACGAGCCCCCGCACATCGACGCCGTGCACGACGAATTCTGGGAATACGCCCAGTCGCGCATCAAAAAATTCCGGGGCATCTCCTGCCAACGCTTCCCCCTGTACATGAAGGAGTTGGAATTCCGCTTCAACAACCGCGACAAGCCGTTGAACGAAATCCTGGCCGCCTATCTCTGCGCCCTGGTGCCCAACACCGACTAG
- a CDS encoding formate dehydrogenase accessory protein FdhE, with translation MERDMALETSRLERKLAQLRKKSYLSAELIDLLDEVSHLQLAALPEAEVSLPPDSALALPEAVLQGVSLINREDFPFDPVQAEQLLGKLVAMVRKTGGSLGEGAEIVARALYAGDLTPDELFRRFLDDDTAFFGRWAERMQDAPRTLPFLVMAAMGPSMEAAAGMLADKLPDVKVQPVGTCPICGSMPLISSLEQKEGFRHATCSFCRHHYRIRRLVCPVCGEDDQKKLTFFTVDEEPGFRVDVCESCKTYIKTIDFRDLDRVALPVLDDLDSLALDYVAANQGYRRATLSAWGF, from the coding sequence ATGGAACGCGACATGGCCCTCGAAACGAGCAGGCTCGAACGCAAGCTCGCGCAACTGCGAAAGAAGTCCTACCTATCCGCCGAACTCATCGACCTGCTCGACGAAGTGAGCCATCTGCAACTGGCCGCCCTGCCCGAGGCCGAAGTGAGTCTGCCCCCGGACAGCGCCCTGGCCCTGCCCGAGGCCGTGCTCCAGGGAGTCTCCCTGATCAACCGTGAGGATTTCCCCTTTGATCCGGTCCAGGCCGAACAACTGCTCGGCAAGCTCGTCGCCATGGTCCGCAAAACGGGCGGATCTCTGGGCGAGGGCGCCGAGATCGTGGCTCGGGCGTTGTATGCCGGCGACCTGACCCCGGACGAGCTATTCCGCCGCTTCCTGGACGACGACACCGCCTTCTTCGGCCGCTGGGCCGAGCGCATGCAGGATGCCCCCAGGACCCTGCCTTTCCTGGTCATGGCGGCCATGGGCCCGTCCATGGAAGCCGCGGCCGGAATGCTCGCCGACAAACTGCCCGACGTGAAGGTCCAGCCCGTGGGTACCTGCCCCATCTGCGGGTCCATGCCGCTCATCTCCTCCCTGGAACAAAAGGAGGGGTTCCGGCATGCCACCTGCTCATTCTGCCGCCATCACTATCGGATCAGGCGCCTCGTCTGTCCGGTCTGCGGCGAGGACGACCAGAAGAAACTGACCTTCTTCACCGTGGACGAGGAGCCCGGCTTCCGGGTGGACGTCTGCGAGAGCTGCAAGACCTACATCAAGACCATCGACTTCCGGGACCTGGACCGCGTGGCGCTCCCGGTCCTGGATGACCTGGATTCCCTGGCCCTGGACTACGTGGCCGCCAACCAGGGGTACCGGCGGGCGACCCTGTCCGCCTGGGGGTTTTAA
- the fdhD gene encoding formate dehydrogenase accessory sulfurtransferase FdhD — translation MESKEYDVYEYRQGFRRKRIESIREVPLTIMLNGREVVTLLCTAKYPEYLAVGFLKSDAFLSSPAQITDLTVRDEGDRLVAEVDTCHDPWKDRVMERSITSGCGKGTNFGRNVATISKRKVGGDVRVTPEQILALAGELHDRSILYKSTRGCHNSSLCTPEEMLLFREDIGRHNAIDMLCGQCFLDDVAVDDKMIVTTGRVASEILLKVVRIGIPVLASTAVATSFSVELAKKTGITLIGNIRDDSFWVYNDNGRIIGF, via the coding sequence ATGGAATCGAAAGAATACGACGTCTACGAATACCGGCAGGGGTTCCGGCGCAAACGGATCGAATCCATCCGCGAAGTGCCCCTGACCATCATGCTCAACGGACGCGAGGTGGTCACCCTGCTGTGCACGGCCAAGTACCCCGAGTACCTGGCCGTGGGCTTCCTCAAATCCGACGCCTTCCTGTCCAGTCCGGCCCAGATCACGGACCTGACCGTGCGGGACGAGGGAGACCGGCTGGTGGCCGAAGTGGACACCTGCCACGATCCGTGGAAGGACCGGGTCATGGAACGGTCCATAACTTCGGGCTGCGGCAAGGGCACCAATTTCGGGCGCAACGTGGCGACCATCTCCAAACGCAAGGTGGGCGGCGACGTACGCGTCACCCCGGAGCAGATCCTGGCCCTGGCCGGAGAGCTGCACGACCGCTCGATCCTGTACAAGAGCACGCGCGGCTGCCACAACTCCTCCCTGTGCACCCCGGAGGAAATGCTCCTGTTCCGCGAGGACATCGGACGGCACAACGCCATAGACATGCTCTGCGGCCAATGCTTTCTCGACGACGTGGCCGTGGACGACAAGATGATCGTGACCACCGGCCGGGTGGCCTCGGAAATCCTCCTCAAGGTGGTCCGCATCGGCATTCCGGTCCTGGCTTCCACGGCCGTGGCCACCAGTTTTTCCGTGGAGCTGGCCAAGAAAACCGGCATCACCCTCATCGGCAACATCCGCGACGACAGCTTCTGGGTCTACAACGACAACGGCCGGATCATCGGGTTCTGA